One genomic region from Drosophila busckii strain San Diego stock center, stock number 13000-0081.31 chromosome 3R, ASM1175060v1, whole genome shotgun sequence encodes:
- the LOC108602671 gene encoding uncharacterized protein LOC108602671 — translation MKAIFALCAILAAIVVAVNADAGRSACQDEIEVGQTYPHHFDPAKYWLCEELNKPATEVDCPTGLAYMHILKECIPWASYVWKKLENPPTLA, via the exons ATGAAAGCCA TCTTTGCTCTCTGCGCCATTTTGGCCGCTATCGTTGTGGCTGTCAACGCCGATGCGGGTCGCTCGGCCTGCCAGGATGAGATCGAAGTGGGACAGACCTATCCCCATCATTTCGACCCTGCCAAGTACTGGCTGTGCGAGGAGCTGAATAAGCCCGCCACCGAAGTCGACTGCCCCACTGGCCTGGCCTACATGCATATTCTGAAGGAGTGCATCCCCTGGGCTAGCTATGTCTGGAAGAAGCTCGAGAACCCACCCACACTTGCTTAA